One window of Mesorhizobium sp. PAMC28654 genomic DNA carries:
- a CDS encoding pyridoxine 5'-phosphate synthase, translating to MPAKLSVNLNAIAMLRNRRDLPWPSVTGIGRIALAAGAHGLTVHPRPDERHTRNSDLPEIRALIDDEFPKAEFNIEGYPTEEFLALVEKHQPEQVTLVPDDPAQATSDHGWDFAGQAAFLMPIVKRLKKGGFRVSLFSDPDPEGVSAARDTGADRIELYTGPYGGYHSDSAKASKELERLGKTADAAFVAGLQVNAGHDLVVNNLPALVKRIPALAEVSIGHGLTADALEYGMAGTVGRFLKACGW from the coding sequence ATGCCCGCAAAGCTCTCCGTCAATCTCAACGCCATAGCCATGCTGCGCAACAGGCGCGACCTGCCATGGCCAAGCGTGACGGGGATCGGGCGCATCGCGCTCGCGGCGGGCGCACACGGCCTGACGGTGCATCCACGCCCCGACGAGCGGCACACGCGGAACTCCGACCTGCCCGAGATCCGGGCATTGATCGACGATGAGTTCCCGAAGGCGGAATTCAACATCGAGGGATATCCGACCGAGGAATTTCTCGCGCTTGTGGAAAAGCACCAGCCGGAACAGGTGACGCTGGTGCCCGACGATCCGGCCCAGGCGACCTCGGACCATGGTTGGGACTTTGCCGGGCAGGCGGCTTTCCTGATGCCGATCGTCAAGCGCCTGAAGAAGGGGGGCTTCCGCGTTTCGCTGTTTTCGGATCCCGATCCCGAGGGTGTTTCCGCCGCGCGCGACACCGGAGCCGACAGGATCGAACTCTATACCGGCCCCTATGGCGGCTATCATTCCGATTCCGCCAAGGCGTCGAAGGAGCTGGAAAGACTGGGAAAAACCGCCGATGCTGCCTTTGTCGCCGGGCTGCAGGTCAATGCCGGGCACGATCTGGTGGTCAACAACCTGCCGGCGCTGGTAAAGCGAATTCCGGCACTGGCCGAAGTGTCCATCGGTCATGGGTTGACAGCCGATGCGTTGGAGTATGGCATGGCTGGCACTGTGGGGCGCTTTCTGAAGGCCTGCGGGTGGTAG
- a CDS encoding SDR family oxidoreductase: protein MSGELVVVTGGSGFLGAHCILALLKAGYRVRTTVRSASRETDVLAMLKVGGVEPGDALSFAVADLMADKGWPEAMAGCDYVLHVASPFPPGVPKHEDDLIVPAREGALRVLRAARDAGVRRVVLTSSFAAVGYGKPQPAGVPFTEENWTDPTARVSAYVKSKTLAERAAWDFIATEGGALELATVNPVGIFGPVLGADHSTSTLFVQRLMDGALPGLPRMSFGVVDVRDVADLHLRAMTRPEARGQRFLAVAGDFMTLQAIAQTLKARLGKAAAGVSTRTLPDWLVRIVGLFSAEAAQVAPELGKVKNATSKKAIGMLGWAPRSREDALVATGESLIRLKLLKTSK, encoded by the coding sequence ATGAGCGGCGAATTGGTTGTCGTTACCGGTGGCTCCGGCTTCCTCGGCGCTCATTGCATCCTGGCACTGCTGAAAGCAGGCTATCGCGTGCGCACGACGGTGCGCTCCGCCTCGCGCGAAACCGACGTTCTCGCCATGCTCAAGGTGGGCGGGGTCGAGCCGGGCGATGCGCTCTCCTTTGCCGTTGCCGATCTCATGGCGGACAAAGGCTGGCCGGAGGCGATGGCCGGCTGCGACTACGTCCTTCACGTCGCCTCGCCGTTTCCGCCCGGTGTGCCCAAGCATGAGGATGATCTGATCGTTCCCGCTCGCGAAGGCGCTCTGCGCGTGTTGCGGGCGGCTCGCGATGCAGGCGTCAGGCGTGTCGTGCTGACCTCGTCCTTCGCGGCGGTTGGCTATGGCAAGCCGCAGCCTGCAGGCGTCCCCTTCACCGAAGAGAACTGGACCGATCCCACGGCGCGTGTCAGCGCCTATGTGAAATCGAAAACCCTGGCCGAGCGCGCGGCCTGGGATTTCATCGCCACCGAGGGCGGCGCCTTGGAACTGGCCACCGTCAATCCCGTCGGGATCTTCGGGCCGGTTCTTGGTGCGGATCATTCGACCTCGACCCTGTTTGTCCAGCGGTTGATGGACGGCGCGCTGCCCGGGCTGCCGCGCATGTCCTTCGGCGTCGTCGATGTGCGCGATGTGGCGGACCTGCATCTGCGCGCCATGACCAGGCCGGAGGCCCGTGGTCAACGCTTCCTGGCGGTCGCCGGTGATTTCATGACGCTGCAGGCGATCGCGCAAACCCTGAAGGCGCGGTTGGGCAAGGCGGCGGCAGGCGTCTCGACGAGAACGCTTCCCGACTGGCTGGTGCGGATCGTCGGATTGTTCAGCGCGGAAGCGGCTCAGGTGGCTCCTGAACTCGGCAAGGTCAAGAATGCCACGAGCAAGAAGGCTATCGGCATGCTCGGTTGGGCGCCCCGGTCGAGGGAGGATGCGCTTGTCGCGACTGGAGAGAGCCTGATCCGGCTCAAGCTGCTCAAGACATCGAAATAG
- a CDS encoding DJ-1/PfpI family protein, which translates to MQDTRILMITGDYAEDYETMVPFQTLLACGYSVHAVCPGKKAGDSIATSIHDFEGAQTYSEKRGHNFTLNATFDDIRVETYGALVIPGGRAPEYLRLDPKVLAMVRHFFDADKPVAAVCHAAQLLAASGVLKGRTCSAYPACRPDVELAGGIYADIAIDDAVTDGKLVTAPAWPAHPAWLRQFMAVLAA; encoded by the coding sequence ATGCAGGATACCAGAATTCTGATGATCACGGGCGACTACGCCGAGGACTATGAGACCATGGTCCCGTTCCAGACCTTGCTCGCTTGCGGGTACAGCGTGCATGCCGTCTGCCCGGGCAAAAAGGCCGGCGACAGCATCGCCACGTCGATCCACGATTTTGAAGGTGCACAGACCTACTCGGAAAAACGCGGCCACAACTTCACGCTCAACGCCACCTTCGACGACATCCGCGTCGAAACCTATGGTGCGCTGGTCATCCCCGGCGGACGCGCACCGGAATATCTGCGCCTCGATCCAAAGGTGCTGGCCATGGTCCGGCACTTTTTCGACGCCGACAAGCCAGTTGCCGCCGTCTGCCACGCCGCGCAGCTGCTGGCCGCGAGCGGTGTCCTGAAAGGGCGTACGTGCTCGGCCTATCCCGCCTGTCGTCCCGACGTCGAACTCGCCGGCGGTATCTATGCCGACATCGCCATCGATGATGCCGTGACCGACGGGAAGCTGGTCACCGCCCCGGCATGGCCGGCGCACCCGGCATGGCTGCGGCAGTTCATGGCGGTTCTGGCGGCCTAG
- a CDS encoding STAS/SEC14 domain-containing protein, whose product MNFLESVPAIRRIETDREDLFAIDIVGHVSAADAENLFGLLEAAYALHPRIDVLVRLIDHDGVDWTDISAETLKQGEANAKQHIGRCASIGEPNWIPDVQGWFTAPLPIELRHFKVEDEASAWQWVGAGPIGEP is encoded by the coding sequence TTGAATTTCCTGGAATCCGTACCGGCGATCCGCCGTATCGAAACCGACCGGGAAGACCTTTTCGCCATTGATATCGTCGGCCATGTCTCGGCCGCCGACGCGGAAAACCTGTTCGGCCTGCTGGAGGCGGCCTATGCGCTCCACCCAAGGATCGACGTCCTCGTACGCTTGATCGACCATGACGGCGTCGACTGGACCGACATATCCGCAGAAACGCTGAAGCAGGGCGAAGCCAACGCAAAACAGCACATTGGCCGATGCGCGTCGATCGGCGAACCCAACTGGATACCGGACGTGCAAGGCTGGTTTACCGCGCCATTGCCGATAGAGCTCAGGCATTTCAAGGTCGAGGACGAGGCGTCGGCCTGGCAATGGGTGGGCGCCGGCCCGATCGGCGAGCCATAG
- a CDS encoding FAD-dependent oxidoreductase, translating to MSRPIRLWGIGISYDIAIAGAGPAGLAAALYLKRAGHRVTVFERFDEPKPVGSGLILQPTGLTVLADLGLLDAILALGSRIDRLHGADASTGRTVLDVRYDAQRGGRFGLAVHRAALFGVLFRAAQREAIPIETGVEIEALEVGDRATLIRGNGRRAGPFDLVVDASGSRSKLRQCGNNPSQPKPLTYGAFWASLGWRGEGFDKHALLQRYDRASVMIGVLPIGRPEPDAETMAAFFWSLKPADAEQVRAAGLDSWKERVVGLWPQCEAFTSQIDSFDQLSLARYGHHTMKLPAGRRLAVIGDAAHSTSPQLGQGANMALLDAAALSHALARTGSIEAALEAYARARRWHVRVFQALSLAFTPFYQSDSVALPFIRDRLVATVAKIPPAPRFLASMVAGTVIDPFRRIGLSEAVWPDRLGD from the coding sequence TTGTCCCGGCCAATTCGGCTTTGGGGGATTGGCATTTCTTACGACATCGCAATTGCCGGCGCCGGCCCTGCAGGGCTTGCCGCGGCGCTCTACCTGAAGCGCGCTGGACATCGGGTTACGGTGTTCGAGCGCTTTGACGAACCGAAGCCGGTGGGATCCGGGCTGATCCTGCAGCCGACCGGCTTGACCGTGCTTGCCGATCTCGGCCTGCTCGACGCCATCCTTGCATTGGGCAGCCGGATCGACCGCCTGCATGGCGCGGACGCCTCGACCGGCCGCACGGTCCTCGATGTGCGCTATGATGCGCAGCGTGGCGGCCGTTTCGGCCTGGCGGTGCACCGGGCGGCCTTGTTCGGCGTGCTCTTTCGCGCCGCGCAGCGCGAGGCGATTCCCATCGAGACAGGCGTCGAGATCGAGGCGCTGGAGGTTGGCGACCGGGCGACGCTGATCCGCGGCAACGGTCGAAGGGCTGGGCCGTTCGACCTTGTCGTTGACGCCAGCGGTTCGCGCTCGAAACTGCGGCAATGCGGGAACAATCCAAGCCAGCCCAAGCCGCTCACCTATGGCGCGTTCTGGGCGTCGCTAGGCTGGCGTGGCGAAGGTTTTGACAAACACGCACTGCTGCAGCGTTATGACAGGGCCAGCGTGATGATTGGCGTGCTGCCGATCGGCCGGCCTGAACCGGACGCGGAGACAATGGCAGCCTTTTTCTGGAGCCTGAAGCCGGCGGACGCCGAACAGGTGCGGGCGGCAGGTCTCGATTCCTGGAAGGAGAGGGTGGTCGGGCTGTGGCCGCAATGCGAGGCTTTCACCAGCCAGATCGACAGCTTCGACCAACTTTCACTGGCGCGCTACGGTCATCATACGATGAAGCTGCCGGCAGGACGGCGGCTGGCCGTCATCGGCGACGCCGCCCATTCGACCAGCCCGCAGCTCGGGCAAGGGGCGAACATGGCGCTGCTCGATGCCGCGGCCCTCAGCCATGCGTTGGCTCGGACGGGCAGCATCGAGGCAGCACTTGAAGCCTATGCGAGGGCACGGCGCTGGCATGTCCGAGTCTTTCAGGCGCTGTCGCTGGCGTTCACCCCGTTCTACCAGTCGGATTCCGTGGCGCTGCCCTTCATCCGTGACAGGCTGGTGGCGACGGTGGCCAAGATTCCGCCGGCGCCGCGATTCCTGGCCTCGATGGTGGCCGGCACCGTGATCGATCCGTTCAGGCGGATCGGGCTGAGCGAGGCGGTCTGGCCTGATCGTCTTGGCGATTGA
- a CDS encoding winged helix-turn-helix transcriptional regulator, producing the protein MDSKVVDLKMKLEIYRAESGGGNLANCPVRDVIQGISGKWNTLLMSALAEKTYRFGELRRLVPDISQRMLTQTLHDLQRDGYVHREVFPTKPPSVEYSLTDLGRSMFGPLHQLLLWAELNHGAVRGARAAFDAAEA; encoded by the coding sequence ATGGACAGCAAGGTTGTCGATCTGAAAATGAAACTCGAGATCTATCGCGCGGAAAGCGGCGGCGGAAATCTTGCCAATTGCCCGGTCCGCGATGTCATCCAGGGCATCAGCGGCAAATGGAACACGCTTTTGATGTCGGCTCTGGCCGAGAAGACGTATCGTTTCGGCGAGTTGCGGCGGCTGGTGCCTGACATCTCGCAGCGCATGCTCACCCAGACGCTGCACGATCTGCAGCGCGACGGCTATGTGCATCGCGAAGTGTTCCCGACGAAGCCGCCGAGCGTCGAATACAGCCTTACCGATCTTGGCCGATCGATGTTTGGTCCCCTGCATCAACTGCTGCTTTGGGCCGAGCTCAATCACGGTGCGGTCCGCGGTGCACGTGCTGCTTTCGACGCAGCCGAAGCCTGA
- a CDS encoding SDR family oxidoreductase, producing the protein MTDTLLVTGASGQLGRSVINHLLDTFKVPAARIIATTRTPESLADLAARGVDVREANFDDRASLAKAFKGADRVLVISTNELAIHGKRREQQLAAVAAAKLAGVAHLHYTSMPNTEPGSPVLFAPDHYDTEQAIKASGIPYTIFRNGWYDENLFMSLPQTLASGHWYTSTGDGRISYGARDDLAAAIAAGLASGAKESTTYTLTGPKAYTVAEVAALVTEVTGKPIQVVQLSDDALTEGMKAAGLPEPIARLLVSFDAATRVGGLGMVTDSVEKLSGRKSVSLKQFLETNKAKLAG; encoded by the coding sequence ATGACCGATACCCTTCTCGTCACCGGCGCCTCCGGCCAACTCGGCCGCAGCGTCATCAATCACCTGCTGGACACCTTCAAGGTTCCGGCGGCGCGGATTATCGCCACGACCCGCACACCCGAAAGCCTCGCCGATCTGGCCGCGCGCGGCGTCGATGTCAGGGAAGCCAACTTCGACGATCGGGCATCGCTTGCAAAAGCCTTCAAAGGCGCCGACCGGGTGCTCGTCATCTCCACCAATGAACTTGCGATCCACGGAAAGCGGCGCGAACAACAGCTCGCCGCTGTCGCTGCGGCCAAACTGGCCGGCGTCGCCCACCTGCACTACACCTCGATGCCCAATACCGAGCCGGGTTCGCCGGTGCTTTTCGCGCCTGATCATTACGACACGGAACAGGCAATCAAGGCGAGCGGCATTCCCTATACGATCTTCCGCAACGGCTGGTATGACGAGAACCTGTTCATGTCGCTGCCGCAGACCCTGGCGTCGGGACACTGGTATACGTCCACTGGCGATGGCCGCATTTCCTACGGTGCGCGCGATGACCTGGCGGCGGCAATAGCCGCCGGGCTGGCTTCCGGCGCCAAGGAAAGCACGACCTACACGCTGACCGGCCCGAAAGCCTACACCGTGGCCGAAGTCGCGGCGCTCGTCACGGAAGTCACCGGCAAGCCGATCCAGGTCGTACAGCTCTCCGATGACGCGTTGACCGAAGGGATGAAAGCAGCCGGCCTGCCCGAGCCGATCGCCCGGCTTCTCGTGTCCTTCGACGCCGCCACGCGTGTCGGCGGCCTCGGCATGGTGACCGATTCCGTCGAGAAACTGTCCGGCCGCAAGTCCGTGTCGCTGAAGCAGTTTCTGGAGACAAACAAGGCCAAACTGGCCGGCTGA
- a CDS encoding potassium transporter Kup has protein sequence MALANTGSEAEPVEQSSHTEVEQHSTKVLMLGALGVVYGDIGTSPIYAFREALVASSHGNVAQRGDILGVLSLIIWSLTIIVTIKYIMFVLRADNRGEGGVLSLMALARGSFPKRSAVILGIGIVGASLFFGDAVITPAISVLSAVEGMNVVTPAFQPYVVPLTLVILAMVFAVQRFGTGGVGLVFGPVTAVWFLAIGLSGLNHIIADPEILWAISPHYIVAFLIHSPDVAFVTIGAIFLAVTGAEALYADLGHFGRRPIVLAWLSIVFPCLLLNYAGQGAFVLAQNGVVGHPFFEMNEGWTLIPMVVLATAATVIASQAVISGAFSLTRQAVQLNMLPRLEILHTSERQSGQIYMPRVNLLLALAVMLLVVGFGESSKLASAYGISVTGNMLVTTVLLYVIMTRIWKWKLWKAIALTALFALIDIGFFASNIVKVFEGGWASLAVAFTIVLAMWTWVRGSRYLFEKTRRNEIPLDFLAGNLLKKKPQLVSGTAVFLTSDPLSAPTALMHSLKHYKVLHEQNVILSVVTAPQPVVPDSDRVKMETVNELFMRVTLTFGYMEQPNIPRALAICRKQGWKFDIMTTSFFLSRRSLKASPNSGMPVWQDRLFIGLARTAADATEYFQIPTGRVVEIGTQVAI, from the coding sequence ATGGCCCTTGCCAATACTGGTAGTGAGGCAGAACCCGTCGAACAATCTAGCCATACTGAGGTCGAACAGCACAGCACCAAGGTTCTGATGCTGGGCGCGCTCGGTGTTGTCTATGGCGATATCGGCACCAGCCCAATCTACGCGTTCCGCGAGGCGCTGGTGGCGTCGTCCCATGGCAACGTCGCGCAACGCGGCGATATCCTCGGCGTGCTGTCGCTGATCATCTGGTCGCTGACGATCATCGTCACCATCAAATACATCATGTTCGTGCTGCGCGCCGACAACCGCGGCGAGGGCGGCGTGCTGTCGCTGATGGCATTGGCACGTGGCAGTTTCCCGAAGCGCTCGGCGGTGATCCTGGGCATAGGCATCGTCGGCGCCTCGTTGTTCTTCGGCGACGCGGTCATCACGCCGGCCATTTCGGTGCTGTCGGCGGTCGAGGGCATGAATGTCGTCACGCCCGCCTTCCAGCCTTATGTGGTGCCGCTGACCTTGGTCATCCTCGCCATGGTGTTCGCGGTGCAGCGCTTTGGCACGGGTGGCGTTGGATTGGTCTTCGGCCCGGTGACGGCGGTATGGTTCCTGGCGATCGGCCTCTCCGGCCTCAACCACATCATCGCGGATCCAGAAATCCTGTGGGCGATCAGCCCGCACTACATCGTCGCGTTCCTGATCCATTCACCCGACGTCGCTTTCGTGACGATCGGCGCCATCTTCCTCGCCGTCACCGGTGCGGAGGCGCTCTATGCCGATCTCGGCCATTTCGGACGCAGGCCGATCGTGCTCGCCTGGCTTTCGATCGTGTTTCCCTGCTTGCTTTTGAATTATGCCGGGCAGGGCGCTTTCGTGCTGGCGCAAAACGGCGTGGTCGGTCATCCGTTCTTCGAGATGAACGAGGGCTGGACGCTGATCCCGATGGTGGTGCTGGCAACAGCCGCGACGGTGATCGCCAGCCAGGCGGTGATTTCCGGGGCTTTCTCGCTGACCAGGCAGGCGGTGCAGCTCAACATGCTACCACGCCTGGAAATCCTGCATACTTCTGAAAGGCAGTCCGGCCAGATCTACATGCCGCGCGTCAACCTGCTGCTGGCGCTGGCGGTGATGCTCCTGGTCGTCGGCTTCGGCGAATCCAGCAAGCTGGCCTCGGCCTACGGCATTTCGGTGACCGGCAACATGCTGGTGACGACGGTGCTGCTCTATGTGATCATGACCCGCATCTGGAAATGGAAGCTGTGGAAGGCGATCGCGCTGACCGCACTGTTCGCCTTGATCGATATCGGCTTCTTTGCGTCCAATATCGTCAAGGTGTTCGAAGGTGGCTGGGCTTCGCTGGCGGTGGCCTTCACGATCGTGCTGGCCATGTGGACCTGGGTGCGCGGCAGCCGCTATCTGTTCGAAAAGACCCGCCGCAACGAGATCCCGCTCGACTTCCTCGCCGGCAATCTGCTGAAGAAGAAGCCTCAACTTGTGTCGGGCACGGCCGTGTTCCTGACCAGCGATCCGTTGAGCGCGCCGACCGCGCTGATGCACAGCCTGAAGCACTACAAGGTGCTGCATGAGCAGAACGTGATCCTTTCCGTGGTGACCGCGCCGCAGCCGGTGGTGCCCGACAGCGACCGGGTTAAGATGGAGACGGTCAACGAGCTGTTCATGCGGGTGACGCTGACCTTCGGCTACATGGAACAGCCCAACATTCCGCGCGCGCTGGCCATCTGCCGCAAGCAGGGCTGGAAGTTCGACATCATGACGACATCCTTCTTCCTGTCGCGCCGGTCGCTCAAGGCGTCGCCCAATTCCGGCATGCCGGTGTGGCAGGACCGTTTGTTCATCGGTCTGGCACGGACGGCCGCGGATGCTACGGAATATTTCCAGATTCCGACCGGACGCGTGGTGGAAATCGGCACGCAGGTCGCCATTTGA